A genomic window from Glycine max cultivar Williams 82 chromosome 17, Glycine_max_v4.0, whole genome shotgun sequence includes:
- the LOC100817801 gene encoding kinesin-like protein KIN-12C: MSKETRTSARRNPQTESNENEFEPCPPNQINFPPPRTPFSSIPDPSRFGNATPRLSVRFGKPHSEPNSAQSTPSRNTSRLSLGGGRLSSCAFVKETEFCVHVPHFDLKDDPSFWTDHNVQVLIRIRPLSNSEKVSQGHGRCLKQESAQTLVWLGHPETRFTFDHIGCETLSQENLFRVAGVPMVENCLSGYNSCMFAYGQTGSGKTYTMMGEIKETEGYLTEDSGITPRVFDYLFTRIKAEEERRKYYKLKYSCKCSFLEIYNEQITDLLEPSSTNLQLREDLKKGVYVENLTEHSVDTVYDVLRLLLQGTANRKVAATHMNCESSRSHSVFTCIIESQWEKDSMTHFRFARLNLVDLAGSERQKSSGADSERLKEAANINKSLSTLGLVIMTLVDLAHGKPRHVPYRDSRLTFLLQDSLGGNSKTMIIANVSPSICCANETLSTLKFAQRAKLIQNNAKVNEDASGDVSALQWQIQQLKGQLSFLMNNKKFPSSVPNLEPNPESCRLSEVSEEYESLGERVTTDHQLLIPSKEVRQKEEEIQHTSSMLRHYKEKIKQLELLVDGKLSAEKYLMEENRALQEEIQLLKVNIDKNSESSRLALENDRLLQQLQLFQNFYEHGERERLLTELSELRDQLLVHLQEKFTYSMKNENQDTDTAQELEECQNMNSKLLREVGILQANLGKYLNYNQILNSSFEHPGEILKTDKCSLVETISMRSDSGDEIPSSTWEADDALANIIEGNALRSSIMLAKDNEYNNEELEAKLEKMSKDLEEARLVNDQYQEKWALQLYQKRQTETICQEVEMETTNTILHLQEEVAHLQSEFEERLCTIAQENTELRNMVAEKEEEIRSRCLDWEKAILELTTFLLEGSRSLKDACGQVKNISCSFPQANAWISEHVDMAVKKYIEKEETIQQLQSSLKDAQKMVSDMELKISSLKEATVAFNALQQLDNNEGNEEVIELQVLLNEKTNMIRMLENEINHKNNQLCKVTKQADAAFLVAKWLSDCYNVAHMNDDIQDISIPELDVQARLGNCTISENQDVQNNLILNDLMAQVELTKLEVLEMENAVKASFVDTETQIEAFQTGVSGLYSAYRNLIQDIVKETQDTKKEIRDLKIYHRSSKGYRVDSLTSNANKCKEYANQHHTLHQIKEQLVEVNRRLNVIDNFIRAENMSSFQLLDEDLIDADDLSADSSSVSDLSTETDSFASGSKSHESTYTCNFKFPGKTTEQIVHLKSERCSVIQSHGSCKSSNTGKLVERRIHNEAVVCCLSKELNVTYDSFQRLYLRLSALLQELDDGSCFYPKELKKVAPYFQLEMQKDKAGCENDKEILGYMEIKPDDGFLTKFMEAHATVQEADLTLHALTEAYEDSKQLTAMWKQAGEDLMIERASLVEEIQKLKFSIFHKEEENRLLKDHIHFSLMDMTNSVSMLEEHFLQMQIDVEKKFLTMYSDILVTGQEMLYFMHNLRSSVEDICSQMVGEGFISFVLYNCCVTELVSKFACTSVNRDLQSARPGELHKLPQICSSVAAPAISTGKEGAEKRDQCVLIQKVQEQPDLPNVNVLYENMALRKELERKQELLEGLLFDFRLLQEQASNSKDIKDQTEKLIFSLTQVRYELEIKASQLDDILVQNRKLEGSLADTEKALTTSNYDLQLAKESIEKLSNQNVELRELLKELYANKTEADGKLEEHKEVIRGLEKEISNLTASQENQSLALFESIEDELNQVIIERDQLHEEVCVLNGKLEMAYSLADEKEAIAMEARQESESSKLFAEQKEEEVKILEHSVEELESTINVLEKKVHEMDEEVGRHRLISDSLRMELQALKERLLLVDNFPKNAYSESTSGQTDEHISRQPSKILELREALSRIRFLEKENAEQDKEIKKCKEYISEIVLHAEAQALQYQQKYKCLESMFHEVKTEVSNSTSMVSASEKIEKSSVRTRGSSSPFRCISNIVQQMNQEKDQELLVSRLRVEELEALAASRQKEVCMLQTRLAATESMTHDVIRDLLGVKLDITDYANLIDENQIVKLVEEAHHHREEFIAKEKENLDLRLQINDLIEERECCISELKTKEADILATQIAMQQLQERDQLLSAQNEMLKMDKTNLIRKVAELDDMVKTLVGTRNTQPAPQSSKTKDKGALNLGNGGYNKRLSLSQPERRLSRFNDEPSRYRKFAGNNSQG, from the exons ATGTCGAAGGAAACTCGAACCTCCGCTCGAAGAAACCCTCAAACCGAATCAAACGAGAACGAATTCGAACCATGCCCCCCGAACCAAATCAACTTCCCACCTCCCCGAACCCCCTTCAGCTCCATACCTGACCCCTCTCGGTTCGGAAACGCCACTCCCAGGCTCTCCGTTAGGTTCGGGAAGCCGCATTCCGAACCTAACTCGGCGCAGAGCACGCCTTCTAGAAACACTTCCAGGCTTTCACTCGGCGGAGGAAGGTTAAGTTCGTGTGCGTTCGTTAAAGAGACCGAATTCTGCGTCCACGTTCCGCATTTCGACCTCAAAGACGACCCGTCGTTCTGGACGGATCATAATGTGCAG GTGCTGATTAGAATTCGACCGTTGAGTAATTCGGAGAAGGTTTCGCAAGGGCATGGTAGGTGTTTGAAGCAGGAGAGTGCGCAAACTTTGGTCTGGCTCGGTCATCCTGAAACCAGATTCACCTTTGATCATATAGGATGTGAGACCTTATCACAG GAAAACCTGTTCAGAGTTGCTGGAGTGCCCATGGTGGAGAATTGTTTGTCTGGTTACAACAGTTGTATGTTTGCTTATGGTCAG ACGGGTAGTGGCAAAACATATACCATGATGGGTGAAATTAAGGAAACAGAAGGATACCTTACTGAAGATAGTGGGATAACACCAAGAGTTTTTGACTATTTGTTTACGAGGATTAAAGCG gaagaagagagaaggaAGTATTACAAGCTGAAATACAGTTGCAAGTGTTCCTTTTTGGAGATATACAATGAGCAAATAACTGATCTTCTTGAACCTTCATCAACTAATCTGCAA CTCAGAGAAGATTTGAAGAAGGGGGTATATGTTGAAAACCTTACCGAACATAGTGTGGACACAGTTTATGATGTTCTCAGGCTTTTGTTACAG GGCACTGCAAATAGAAAGGTGGCTGCTACTCACATGAACTGTGAAAGCAGTCGGTCTCACAGTGTTTTCACTTGTATTATTGAAAGCCAATGGGAGAAAGATTCTATGACCCACTTTAGGTTTGCTAGGTTAAATTTAGTAGATTTGGCTGGTTCTGAAAG GCAGAAAAGCTCTGGAGCAGATAGTGAACGTTTGAAAGAAGcagcaaatataaataaatcgtTGTCAACACTTGG CTTGGTCATAATGACTTTGGTGGACTTAGCCCATGGGAAGCCTAGGCATGTTCCGTACAGAGATTCAAGACTTACATTTCTTCTTCAG GATTCTTTAGGTGGTAATTCAAAGACAATGATCATTGCAAATGTCAGCCCATCCATTTG CTGTGCTAACGAAACACTAAGCACACTGAAGTTTGCCCAGCGAGCCAAGCTCATTCAAAACAAT GCAAAAGTGAATGAAGATGCTTCCGGTGATGTAAGTGCACTGCAGTGGCAGATTCAACAGTTGAAG GGTCAACTGTCCTTTCTgatgaacaataaaaaatttccaaGCTCTGTTCCAAATTTAGAGCCAAATCCTGAAAGCTGTAGGTTGAGTGAAGTGTCAGAAGAATATGAATCTTTGGGAGAAAGAGTAACAACAGATCACCAACTACTTATTCCAAGCAAAGAG GTTCGACAAAAGGAAGAGGAAATTCAACATACTTCAAGTATGCTGAGGCATTATAAggagaaaattaaacaacttgaGTTATTGGTAGATGGGAAACTGTCAGCTGAGAAGTATCTAATGGAGGAAAACAGGGCTTTACAGGAGGAGATTCAGTTGCTTAAAGTGAATATTGATAAAAATTCAGAATCATCCAGACTTGCTTTGGAGAATGATAGACTTTTGCAACAACTTCAACT ATTTCAAAACTTCTATGAGCATGGAGAGCGGGAAAGATTGCTGACTGAACTATCTGAATTGCGTGATCAG CTCCTTGTCCATCTCCAAGAAAAATTTACATACtccatgaaaaatgaaaatcag GATACTGATACTGCACAAGAGTTAGAAGAGTGCCAGAatatgaattctaaattacttAG AGAAGTTGGTATATTACAAGCAAATCTTGGAAAATATTTGAACTACAATCAA ATTCTGAATTCTTCTTTTGAGCATCCTGGTGAAATTCTAAAGACTGATAAATGTTCATTG GTTGAGACAATATCAATGAGAAGTGATTCTGGAGATGAAATTCCGTCCTCTACATGGGAAGCTGATGATGCTTTAGCAAATATAATTGAAGGAAATGCTTTGCGATCCTCAATAATGCTTGCTAAAGATAATGAATATAACAACGAAGAGTTAGAGGCCAAATTGGAAAAAATGAGCAAGGATCTTGAAGAAGCGAGGTTAGTTAATGACCAATATCAAGAGAAATGGGcattacaattatatcaaaaacgACAGACTGAAACAATCTGTCAAGAGGTTGAGATGGAGACAACCAATACAATTCTTCATTTACAGGAAGAGGTTGCCCATCTTCAGTCAGAGTTTGAAGAGAGGTTATGCACCATTGCTCAAGAAAATACAGAGCTAAGAAATATGGTTGcagaaaaagaagaggaaattaGGTCACGGTGTTTGGACTGGGAAAAGGCAATCTTGGAACTGACAACTTTCCTCCTAGAAGGCTCCAGATCTCTCAAAGATGCCTGTGGTCAGGTGAAAAACATTTCTTGTTCATTTCCTCAGGCCAATGCTTGGATTAGCGAACATGTTGACATGGCGGTCAAAAAGTATATTGAGAAGGAGGAAACAATTCAGCAGCTACAAAGTAGCTTGAAGGATGCACAGAAGATGGTATCGGACATGGAGCTGAAAATAAGTTCCTTAAAGGAAGCAACAGTAGCCTTCAATGCACTTCAACAGTTAGACAACAATGAAGGCAATGAGGAGGTGATTGAGTTGCAAGTGTTGTTAAATGAGAAGACCAATATGATAAGGATGctggaaaatgaaataaatcataaaaacaaTCAACTTTGTAAGGTAACCAAACAAGCTGATGCTGCATTCCTTGTAGCAAAGTGGCTCTCTGATTGTTATAATGTAGCTCACATGAATGATGATATTCAAGATATTTCCATTCCTGAACTTGATGTGCAAGCCAGACTTGGAAATTGTACTATTTCTGAGAATCAAGATgttcaaaataatttgatacTGAATGATCTTATGGCTCAAGTTGAGTTAACAAAACTAGAGGTACTGGAGATGGAGAATGCTGTAAAAGCCTCTTTTGTTGATACAGAAACACAGATAGAAGCTTTCCAAACTGGTGTTTCAGGCCTTTATTCTGCTTACAGGAACTTGATTCAGGACATTGTCAAGGAAACTCAGGatacaaagaaagaaataaggGATTTAAAGATTTATCATAGAAGTTCCAAGGGTTATAGAGTAGACTCCTTAACATCAAATGCAAACAAATGTAAGGAGTATGCAAACCAGCATCACACACTACATCAGATAAAAGAGCAACTTGTTGAAGTGAATAGAAGATTGAATGTCATAGACAATTTTATCAGAGCAGAAAATATGTCTAGCTTTCAACTACTGGATGAAGATCTCATAGATGCTGATGATTTGAGCGCTGATAGTTCTTCAGTCTCTGATTTATCAACTGAAACTGACAGCTTTGCTTCTGGAAGCAAGTCACATGAATCCACATATACTTGCAACTTTAAGTTCCCTGGAAAAACAACTGAACAAATTGTACACCTAAAATCCGAAAGATGTTCTGTAATTCAATCTCATGGTAGTTGCAAATCATCAAATACAGGAAAGCTTGTGGAAAGGCGAATTCATAATGAAGCAGTAGTGTGCTGTCTGAGTAAAGAATTAAATGTCACATATGATAGTTTTCAAAGATTGTATCTTCGTTTGTCTGCACTCCTCCAAGAATTGGATGATGGATCCTGTTTTTACCCAAAAG AACTGAAAAAGGTGGCTCCATATTTCCAGTTGGAGATGCAGAAAGACAAAGCAGGTTGTGAGAATGACAAAGAG ATATTGGGTTATATGGAAATTAAGCCTGATGATGGCTTCTTGACCAAATTTATGGAAGCTCATGCAACAGTGCAGGAAGCTGATCTTACACTGCATGCCTTGACGGAAGCTTATGAAGATTCAAAACAGTTGACTGCTATGTGGAAGCAAGCTGGTGAAGACTTGATGATTGAGAGAGCGAGCTTGGTAGAAGAGATTCAAAAactcaaattttcaatttttcataaagaagaagagaatcgATTACTGAAGGACCACATACATTTCAGTTTGATGGATATGACAAATTCAGTTTCTATGCTAGAAGAGCATTTCTTGCAAATGCAAATTGATGTGGAGAAGAAATTCTTGACAATGTATTCTGATATTCTTGTGACTGGGCAGGAGATGCTATACTTTATGCACAACCTGAGGTCATCAGTAGAAGATATTTGCTCTCAAATGGTGGGTGAAGGGTTTATATCTTTTGTTCTGTACAATTGCTGTGTAACAGAGCTTGTCAGTAAATTTGCCTGCACTAGTGTGAACCGTGATTTACAATCAGCCAGACCAGGGGAATTGCATAAGTTGCCACAAATTTGCTCTAGTGTTGCAGCGCCAGCAATTAGTACAGGTAAAGAAGGTGCAGAGAAAAGAGATCAATGTGTGCTAATCCAAAAGGTGCAAGAGCAGCCAGACTTGCCCAATGTCAATgtattatatgaaaatatggCTCTTAGAAAGGAGTTAGAGAGGAAGCAAGAGCTATTAGAGGGCTTACTTTTTGACTTTAGGCTATTGCAGGAACAGGCTTCTAACAGCAAGGACATTAAGGATCAGACTGAGAAGTTAATATTTTCTCTAACCCAAGTTCGGTATGAGCTAGAGATTAAAGCAAGTCAGCTTGATGATATACTGGTTCAAAACAGAAAACTTGAAGGTTCTCTTGCTGACACTGAGAAGGCCTTAACTACATCAAATTATGACCTTCAACTTGCTAAAGAATCAATTGAGAAGCTTTCTAATCAAAATGTGGAGTTAAGGGAGCTTCTGAAAGAACTATATGCCAACAAAACTGAAGCTGATGGGAAATTGGAGGAACATAAAGAGGTGATTAGAGGTTTGGAAAAAGAAATTTCTAATTTGACAGCTTCACAGGAAAATCAATCACTTGCCTTGTTTGAAAGCATTGAGGATGAACTAAACCAGGTGATAATAGAGAGAGACCAACTCCATGAAGAAGTTTGCGTCTTGAATGGTAAGCTTGAGATGGCTTATTCCTTGGCTGACGAAAAGGAAGCTATTGCCATGGAAGCGCGTCAG GAGTCAGAGTCTAGTAAGCTGTTTGCTGAGCAAAAGGAAGAGGAAGTCAAGATTCTGGAACATTCTGTTGAGGAGCTTGAGTCTACCATAAATGTTTTAGAGAAAAAG GTACATGAAATGGATGAGGAGGTGGGAAGACATCGGTTAATTAGTGATTCACTGAGAATGGAACTCCAAGCTTTGAAAGAGAGATTATTGTTAGTTGACAATTTTCCCAAGAATGCTTATTCAGAAAGCACAAGTGGTCAAACTGATGAGCATATATCTAG ACAACCCAGTAAAATACTGGAACTTCGCGAGGCACTAAGTCGGATAAGGTTTCTTGAAAAGGAAAATGCAGAACAAGATAAAGAG ATTAAAAAGTGCAAAGAGTATATATCTGAAATTGTGTTGCATGCTGAAGCCCAAGCATTGCAGTACCAACAGAAG TACAAGTGCCTGGAGTCCATGTTCCATGAAGTCAAAACAGAAGTGTCAAATTCAACGTCAATGGTATCAGCATCAGAGAAAATTGAGAAAAGTTCAGTAAGGACAAGAGGTTCAAGCTCACCATTCAGATGCATTTCAAATATTGTTCAGCAGATGAATCAGGAGAAAGATCAAGAACTGTTAGTGTCAAGGCTCCGTGTGGAAGAACTAGAAGCACTTGCAGCTAGCCGGCAAAAGGAG GTATGCATGCTACAAACAAGGCTGGCTGCTACTGAAAGCATGACTCATGATGTCATTCGGGACCTTCTTGGTGTCAAATTGGACATTACCGACTATGCA AATTTGATAGACGAAAACCAAATTGTGAAATTAGTGGAGGAGGCTCATCATCATAGAGAAGAGTTCATTGCGAAG GAAAAAGAGAATCTCGATTTAAGACTGCAGATAAATGATCTCATTGAAGAAAGAGAATG CTGCATATCGGAACTGAAAACCAAAGAGGCAGATATACTTGCCACTCAGATAGCAATGCAGCAACTGCAAGAGCGAGATCAATTGCTTTCTGCACAAAATGAAATGTTGAAG ATGGACAAGACCAATCTCATCAGGAAGGTTGCAGAATTAGATGACATGGTGAAAACACTAGTTGGGACACGAAATACCCAACCTGCTCCACAGTCATCAAAGACTAAG GACAAGGGTGCATTAAATTTGGGTAACGGTGGATACAATAAAAGGTTGTCTTTGTCTCAACCCGAACGACGCCTTTCTCGTTTTAATGACGAGCCTTCTCGTTACCGCAAATTTGCTGGTAATAATTCGCAAGGCTAA